A single genomic interval of Syngnathoides biaculeatus isolate LvHL_M chromosome 1, ASM1980259v1, whole genome shotgun sequence harbors:
- the LOC133503644 gene encoding uncharacterized protein LOC133503644: protein MDQSTWSQHIRWVEYAHNSLPSASTGMAPLHVVHGYPPSLFPPLVTESTVPSALAVVRRCKRTWEAARRTLLRMSSAYKAAADRKRRAAPELRVGQRVWLSTKDLPLRTESRKLAPRSMRVHPTFHVSRLRPNRTSSLAPPLKSPLPPRMVDGGLVYTVRRLLSSRRRGRRVQYLVDWEGYGPEERSWIPSRFVVDRSLIRDFHAAHPDAPGPSRAGLGGGGVLSCSWIPARAGRGQLI from the exons atggaccagagcacgtggagccagcacatcaggtgggtggagtatgcccacaattctctaccctccgcttcaacaggtatggctccactccatgtcgtgcatgggtatcctccgtccctgtttcctccactggtcacagaatccacagttccgtcggccctggccgtggtgcgacgctgcaaacggacctgggaagcagctcggaggacactgctgcgcatgagcagcgcctacaaggccgcagcagaccgcaagaggagggccgcaccagagctcagagtgggacagcgagtgtggctctccaccaaagatctcccgctgcggacagaatcccgcaaacttgctcccag gtcgatgagggtgcaccctacgttccacgtcagcagacttcgcccgaatcgcacatcgtcgctggctcctccgctcaaatcccccctgcccccccgcatggtcgacggtgggttggtgtacactgtgcgccggttgctgtcttcccgtcgcagaggaaggagggtccagtacctggtggactgggagggatatggcccggaggagcgctcttggatcccctcccgcttcgtcgtggaccgctccctcatcagggactttcacgcggctcaccctgatgctcctgggccgtccagagccggccttgggggggggggggttctgtcatgctcctggattccagccagggctgggcgtggccagctgatctaa